The following proteins are co-located in the Apium graveolens cultivar Ventura chromosome 5, ASM990537v1, whole genome shotgun sequence genome:
- the LOC141723680 gene encoding succinate dehydrogenase subunit 7A, mitochondrial, with the protein MAFVNNTTIFSQLRSHSQKTGDLLRQSRRGIHTVELGAREKALLAPDPALDRFKSYKKDVKRVKRIGDVLTVVVVAGCCYELYVRATTREEARRQAS; encoded by the exons ATGGCTTTTGTAAACAACACCACTATCTTCTCTCAGCTTCGATCCCATTCTCAG AAAACGGGGGATTTGCTGCGACAATCGAGGCGTGGAATACACACAGTAGAGCTAGGTGCTCGCGAGAAGGCT CTATTAGCACCTGACCCTGCTCTAGATCGATTTAAATCATACAAGAAGGATGTGAAGCGTGTTAAGAGGATAGGAGATGTTCTCACTGTTGTCGTCGTTGCTG GATGTTGCTATGAGTTATATGTGAGAGCGACCACACGAGAAGAGGCTAGGAGACAAGCTAGTTGA